A genome region from Sebastes umbrosus isolate fSebUmb1 chromosome 22, fSebUmb1.pri, whole genome shotgun sequence includes the following:
- the LOC119481377 gene encoding signaling lymphocytic activation molecule-like, whose amino-acid sequence MAGGRLRYPIFFTYSALLLLGNSLLDVEASRCQHVIHKKVGDTVEFSSCLSTEGVTMALWEYGGFIIADKDGDVAGKHQFTGRLDVNPTNFSLTVRRLTLQDSGDFKFVSEANDKQRDTVTITLQVHEPITKEPTIISSSTWHTLNESCTVLLECNATTDSSVSYNWTVRNQIISGSRLQYIIKRQDGDTKFTCTLSNFVSEMSTIKTVQCNNITSGTPEMVSSSSSLVPWIIGPVIGILLIILPLILLLFYTRSKDPCCKRVTQSQTVNKDAPQQQVYSSLLHGDGSVYETIRGSADAGTGDECTYEN is encoded by the exons ATGGCTGGTGGTCGCCTCAGATACCCGATCTTCTTTACATACAGCGCTCTTCTGCTGCTTGGGAACTCCCTCCTTG ATGTGGAGGCTTCCAGGTGTCAACATGTCATCCATAAAAAAGTTGGAGACACTGTGGAGTTTTCATCATGCTTATCAACTGAAGGGGTCACCATGGCACTCTGGGAATATGGAGGGTTCATAATTGCAGACAAAGATGGGGATGTTGCTGGAAAACATCAGTTCACGGGCAGATTAGATGTAAACCCCACAAACTTTAGTTTAACAGTGAGAAGACTGACTCTCCAAGATTCTGGTGATTTCAAGTTTGTCTCGGAGGCGAATGACAAACAGAGGGATACAGTCACCATCACCCTGCAAGTTCATG AGCCCATAACTAAAGAGCCCACCATCATTTCCAGTTCCACCTGGCACACCTTGAACGAATCGTGTACAGTTTTGCTGGAGTGCAACGCAACCACTGACAGCAGTGTCAGCTACAACTGGACCGTGAGGAACCAAATCATAAGTGGTTCAAGGCTGCAATACATCATCAAACGTCAGGACGGAGACACCAAATTCACCTGCACACTTTCCAATTTTGTCAGTGAGATGTCAACAATCAAAACAGTGCAGTGCAACAACATTACGTCTGGCACACCAGAAATGG TGTCCAGCTCCTCATCTCTTGTACCGTGGATTATTGGGCCAGTTATTGGAATTCTACTGATTATTCTCCCGCTGATCTTGCTGCTTTTCTACACCAGGTCAAAGG ATCCGTGCTGTAAGAG GGTCACCCAGTCTCAAACGGTCAACAAAGATGCACCTCAACAGCAAGTGTACTCCTCTCTTCTCCATG GTGATGGTAGTGTCTATGAAACAATAAGAGGCTCTGCAGATGCTGGAACAG GTGATGAATGTACCTATGAGAATTAA
- the LOC119481359 gene encoding uncharacterized protein LOC119481359 yields MRRTSFCVLELFLLNTLLYFGHAKEANRAVVTIQPNWPKIYTKETIALRCEIKNGGDTEWKYEWRTTSLIKPPNENEYRISATVDHSGSYKCAGRNKIKQQFSTGWSDAYNLEVYSYKPQPVLTVSPLWLSPGDSVTLNCEVLHPSAGWSFYWFEAVPEQSERIYRRRHLPGSTSGTEQDSYIVHGQTHTSGYFCRAGRGDPVFYTQYSEPQFVWSGDVHPAGSLTVSPDRVQHFTFDSVSLNCEGNSSEWRVKRFTETCLVSNCDGWGTMTGSTCNIHSLQYSDAVYWCESGSGEFSNAANITVHMSRSESSPALVLLLSGVLNGALLIILLLLMYCFIKSKDPCSDRPAQSQSTNQDEPVNRMNSQDEPQEHIYTSPLQGDVSFYESIGSCKDTGNDGQAKECGEATFHSIQLKGLDERSEREDPVKNSNYYNVNPHLTTGTLTQVLHLLSLKLHFYFKSIITFDDYTRVGMLILTSNQ; encoded by the exons ATGAGGCGCACTTCGTTCTGCGTGCTGGAGTTATTCT TGCTGAATACACTCCTCTACTTTGGACACGCTAAAG AGGCAAACAGGGCTGTCGTGACCATACAACCCAACTGGCCGAAGATATACACAAAAGAGACGATCGCCCTCAGATGTGAGATTAAGAACGGGGGAGACACTGAGTGGAAGTACGAATGGAGAACAACCAGCTTGATAAAACCtccaaatgaaaatgaatatagGATTAGTGCTACTGTAGACCACAGTGGATCCTACAAATGTGCTGgcagaaacaaaatcaaacaacaGTTTTCAACAGGATGGAGTGATGCCTACAATTTGGAAGTATATAGCT ATAAACCTCAGCCTGTCCTCACTGTGTCTCCATTATGGCTGAGTCCTGGAGACTCAGTAACTCTGAACTGTGAGGTGCTACATCCATCTGCAGGATGGAGTTTCTACTGGTTTGAAGCTGTTCCTGAACAATCAGAAAGGATCTATAGACGAAGGCACCTACCTGGCAGCACGAGTGGTACTGAACAAGATTCCTATATCGTTCATGGACAGACGCACACCTCAGGATATTTCTGCAGAGCTGGAAGAGGAGATCCAGTGTTTTACACTCAGTATAGCGAACCTCAGTTTGTCTGGTCTGGAG ATGTACACCCAGCAGGGTCTCTCACAGTGAGTCCTGACCGAGTGCAACACTTCACCTTTGACTCTGTGTCACTGAACTGTGAGGGAAACTCCTCTGAGTGGAGAGTGAAGAGGTTTACTGAAACATGCCTTGTGTCAAACTGTGATGGCTGGGGAACGATGACTGGATCCACTTGCAACATCCACAGCTTACAATACAGTGATGCAGTGTACTGGTGTGAGTCTGGATCAGGAGAGTTCAGCAACGCTGCCAACATCACTGTGCACA TGTCCAGGTCTGAAAGCAGTCCAGCTCTTGTGTTGCTGCTCTCTGGGGTCCTCAATGGAGCTTTATTGATTATTCTCCTGCTCTTGATGTATTGCTTCATAAAGTCCAAAG ATCCATGCAGTGACAG ACCCGCGCAGTCTCAGAGCACCAATCAGGATGAACCGGTCAACAGGATGAACAGTCAGGATGAACCTCAAGAGCACATTTACACCTCTCCTCTTCAAG GTGATGTTTCTTTCTACGAGTCAATCGGTAGTTGTAAAGACACTGGAAATG aTGGACAAGCTAAAGAATGCGGTGAAGCCACATTTCATTCGATTCAGCTGAAAGGTCTTGACGAGAGGAGTGAGCGTGAAGATCCAGTGAAGAACTCAAACTACTATAATGTCAATCCACATTTAACCACAGGTACATTAACTCAAGTTCTTCATCTGCTGAgtctaaaattacatttttatttcaaatctaTCATCACCTTTGATGATTACACTAGAGTAGGGATGCTAATATTGACTTCTAACCAATAG